In Podospora pseudopauciseta strain CBS 411.78 chromosome 2 map unlocalized CBS411.78m_2, whole genome shotgun sequence, the genomic stretch AAACGCCAGTACTATGAGAAGTCGGCATTGGCACCCTCATCGTCTGCGCGGACCGTTTTGCGAGTCTTGGCCTCGACAGCCTCCCATGAAGAGGGCTCACGAGaggccaccgccgccatgtCTGATTCACAGTCGTCTGCGCCCCGCCGTCCTCTTGTAAGTGAACGCGATGGGCCGAGTGACGTGGACAGCTGCCCATGGCCAGAATGCAATGCTCAAATCAATGTGAAGGAAGAGCCCATGTGCCCTGAGCACCTTCGACTTTTGAAAGGAAATAGCCGCCCTCGAGCGCCTGCTGCGCCCACGTCACTTCCCAGCGTGACCGCCAATTTGGCTCCGTCGTCAAAGCCAAACCCGAAAAAGACGCTGGAACGACCAGCTACGCTTATGCGTAAAACAGCCTCCTCCGGCTTTCCCCACTCCGACTCCAAGCACGGCGCACCACCATTCCTCCCGCCAAAGACCAAAGGGAGCTCGTCCTCTCTACCTCCAGAGCAGAGGCCAGTGATCAACACGATGGCTTCGACGGCAGTGGCCTCTGCTCGGTCCCAACTTTCACCGGCGCCAGCCCGCGCCTATACCGCGCCCATAAGCCCTACTTTGTTGAAAGATATGGAGCCTCCAAAAAAGCGACAAAAGATTTCCCCAATCCTGTCGCAGTCAAATGAGTCTAGGCTCAACGGGGCAGGTGCGTCTGCAGACTCGCTCTCTGCTCCGGATTCCCCAGAAAAGCGGCCAGAAAAGGAGCGGAGGACGAATCTGAAGCAGAGTAAGCCGAGTGCGAAAGAACCTGTCAGAAAAATGGCGCCTATGAGGGCCCTTAAGTTCGCCGACGAGCCAGATAATGACCTTGCACGCCCATCTGTCAGTGGGACTACGGCAACGTCACCAATCAATGGCTCAGCGGAGGTTCTTTCCCAGCGGAATCCTCCCTCTAGATCGGTCTCCTTGAATCTGGATCAAGGGGGTCACATTGACCGAAGGGAGATTGACTCTAgtctcccccctcatcctaGCAAACCCACTTTGACATCTCGTCACGAGTCGCTGGAGATATTTGCCACTACGTCCAGTGTCGGGCCCAGTTCTCATCAACCGAGGACGGACTACTTTTTCCTGGAGAAGAGGCCCTCAACAAGTAAGCGTGACGATTCTTCAGAGTCCCCTCCAATACCTCCTACAGAGACAAACCACTCTACGGCAAACAACGTAAGCACTCCACCGAGGGTGAAAAAAACCAAGAAACTCGTCATCACTACCAAGGCGCGACCGCCAGCTAAGGCGACTCGTCCGGTCACTCCAACAGATCTAGACTGCTTCATATACTCTCAGCCAGGGGCGTCCACCCCGCCTCCCGGCTTGGAGATTCCAGGcctcaacaaaccccctccgGCCTCGCCGTCTGCTTTCTCATCGACAGTCTCGCAGCAGCCACCAAAGGCAAAACCAGTAGAAGATGAGCCTCTCGCTCTGGACATCGATCCCAGAATACACTACCCGCGAGCTCATTCTCTAGCATGGCACGCGATGAAGGCCCAGGAGATCGAAGCTCGGGGGACGAGAAAGCAGCGGTTTGGCAAGGCGGCACAAAGTCTGAAAAAGCAGATGGAAGCGCAGGCTGAGTTGAATATACCTTGGGAGGAGACCTTACCTGATATTATTCAGGAAAACCCGGCTTGGGTGGGGGCGTTGAAGAGCCTGAGGGGCATAATGCCTACACCGGCAGTGGAAGctgagggtggaggagaccCGATGGATCTCTGCACGAATGAGGCGATTGTAAAATCTGCGAATGGGAGTGGGACGAGTGGTCCTGTGGTCAATGGAGTGGAGAGAAAGATACgaaagatgaagaggacggGGAGCGGGCTGAGCGTTGTGAGTCGAGATGGGGTTTTGAGTTTTGGGGACCGGAACGGGCAAGGGAGCGGAAGTGTAAATGGGAGCTTTGAGCCGAGCGAGTACGGTATGAACTGACTGAGAGAAAACACGATTCGTGTATAAGGTTATTGGGCTGAGTTATCGGCGGGCTGCTGTACAAAGCTTGGtgtcggggagggagggacTCGGAGGGGACCAGAAAAGGAGTTGTAAGCATGTTTGGCATCACATTCACAGGCGAGAGGAATGGCTGACGCGGTGTTTTCTTTACACAGTATACATTTTTTTTGTCGTCGAGCGAAGTCTAGCAAGACATGGGCTATTCTTATAGGAGTacgggggggtggttttctATTTCTACGGTTTCGTCAAAGCATAGCTGCATTGGAGGGGCGTCTAGTTAATTGAGATTATCTTGTTTTTATGTCGTTCTGTGATTTGGGAAGATAGCGTACATGGCTGAGAGGAGCATAGCGACTGCATTGTAGTGGAGCAGGTATAGGTGATAAGACACGAGATAGTCAAATCGATATGCGTGAGAGGAGAGGCTGAGCTGAGAGCTAGGTGCCTGTAATAGTCTTATCGCGACTACATGCGACTCTCTCCCAGCTCCATAGAACAAGACTATGATTTCCCAGGCGTAAAAATAGCAGTAGAATAGTCTCGCACCGACTAACTAGCGCTCACCGAATTGAAATTTATCTAGCATAGCTCTCGAAGTTGCACAGTGTGGACGCGCAGAATGGAGCGAGCCATCGGTCTTGTAGGACACACGCACACTGTGCCGTAAGAAACACCTAGGTAAATCATGCTTGACAACGACCACCGACAGTACAATACAAAATATCATTTCTACTGCTTGTAGGTTAGGATATCCCccgcccctctccccaacgTCTATAACAAGGCTGCAACAACGCACCTCATTTCCCGCCGGAAGTTTGTACCGCGACACCAACGACTAGAACTGACACCCGACTAAAAAAGCCCTCTACTTTCAGTGAGCTTTCCAAATGAGAGAGCATTGGAGCAACAGCCCGACAGTTAGTTAAACTTGTAAAACCCTAGATACATAGCTCTCGCTAGCCAACCAACCGTCACCAATCTAACCGGCTGTATATCGGTCTCACAGAGAACAACtaccaaaaaaaagatgcGACCCAACACACAAGCAAACGCAAGCAAACCTTTCGATATGTTCTTTCATTTCCATCTACAATGAGAACTTGGTATTATttacaaaacaaaaaaaaaatcgaaAAAACCACAAACTTTATCAATCTCAAATTCCAGACCGTATATATCCATCCGCACACGCCTCCTCCAATTTGTGATGCCAACCAACCAGAGAGTCCCCCTCACCAAACCGAATTTTTAGTTGACCCCCAGATAGCCACCAtgcaaaacaaacaaaaggAAATGAATATCTCGTAAACTCGCTCGCTTGCTTTCGTATAATgcacacccacccccctcttaGACACCACCTCCCGTCTAAACCGAAGCACTCTTACTCAACAGATTCAACGCGCTCCCCGCCAAAATAAACCCAGCCTGGTCCTTGCTAACCTGGTGCTTGACAGGGACCAAAAACTCCTCACCGGTACCCTTCTTGGTAACCTTGAGCTGGACCTCGCCCTGTCCACCATTCTGGAGCATGTCATACAAGCCCACAGTAGCAACCTCGTCACCGGCAGCAATCTTATCATAATCCTGCTCGTTGGCTAGCGTCAGGGGGACAACGCCCTGCTTCTTGAGGTTGGTTTCGTGAATGCGGGCGAATGACTTGCACACGATGATCCTGGCGCCGAGGTAGCGGGGCTGCAGAGCGGCGTGCTCGCGGGCGGAACCCTCGCCGTAGTTGTGCTCGGCGACCACGAGCCAGGGCTGGTTGCGCTCCTTCCAGAGCTTGGCCAGCTCGGGGATGGTATGCTTGGATCCGTCGAGATCGTAGGCGACGTTGACCTCGTCCGTCTCAGCGTTGACGGCCgtgttgagggtgttggccgagatgttggggaggtggCCTTTGTACTTGAGCCAGGGGCCGGCGGCGGAGATGGTGTCGGTTGTGCACTTGCCCGATACCTTGACCAAGACCTTGAGGCCGGAAAGGTCAGAGTTGGGGAAGGGCTCAAAGGGCTCGAGAAGGGCAAGACGCTCCGAGGTGGGAGAGATGGCGACCTTTtcgttggggttggggggctGGGAGGCGACCTTAAAGACGTCCTTGCCAATGTCGAAGGGAGTCTTGGGTCCCTCGAGACCGTGGGGAGCAGGGAACTTGAACTCCTTGCCATCGGGGGTGGTAAGGGAGTCGGTTACGgggttgaaggtggtggaaCCGGCGTAGGCCATGGCGGTAACGATCTCGGGCGAGGCGAGGAAGTTCATGGTGTCTAGGTTACCGTCGTTACGGCCGCGGAAGTTGCGGTTGTAAGAGGTGAGAATGGCGTTGACTGTGCCCTTCTCGACACCATCCTGACGCTTCCACTGACCAATGCAGGGACCGCAGGCATTGGACAGCACAATGCCGCCGGCCTTTTCGAAAGTCTGAAGGGTGCCGTCTCTCTCGAGGGTGGCACGAATCTGCTCACTGCCAGGAGTGACGTAGAAATCAGCCTTGGGCTTCAGTCcagcctcctcagcagcccTCACAATGCTTTCGACACGGGTCATGTCCTCATACGAGCTGTTGGTGCAGCTACCAATGAGACCGGCCGAAAGCTTCTCGGGCCACTTCTGCTCCTGAACTGTGCTCTTGAATTGGGACAGGGGAGTGGAAAGATCGGGAGTATGGGGACCGTTGATATGGGGCTCGAGCTTGGACAGGTCGATTTCGATGAGTTCGTCGTATTGCGCACCCTCGTCGGCCTTGAACCTGAAGTACGCATCCTCAGAGGCGCCCGCGCCAGGGAAGTTCTGGAAAGCGGCAGCATTCTTGACAGCCTGCTCTCTGCGAGTAGCCTCGAGGTATCTGGCTGAGGCCTCGGTGTAGgggaagatggaggtggtggcacCAATCTCAGCGCCCATGTTGCAAATGGTAGCCATACCAGTGCAGCTCAGTGTCTCAACACCAGGACCCAAGTACTCGACAATGTAACCAGTACCGCCACGGACTGTCAAGAGGCCAGCCAGGTGCAGGATCAGATCTTTGGGAGAAGCCCAGTTGCTAAGCTTACCGGTGAGTCTGACACCAAGGACCTTGGGAGCCTTGAGTTCCCATGGAGCACCGACAAGAGCCTCGACGGCAtcggcaccaccaacaccaatgGTGATAGTAGACAAGCCACCGGCGTTGGGGCTGTGCGAATCGGTACCGAGCATCATCAAACCGGGGATGGCGTAGTTCTCCAAGACAGTCTGGTGAATGATACCAGCACCCGGAGCCCAGAAATCCAACCCGTACTTCTTGGCAGCCGACTCAAGGAAATCAAAGACCTCGTGGTTGGTCTGAATACCAGCTTGCAAATCGTCATCGGCACCTTTGCTACCCACGATCAGGTGGTCGCAGTGAATACTCGCGGGAATGGCGGTCTGGGGGAGGTTGCATGACATGAACTGCAAGAGAGCCATCTGAGCCGAGGCGTCCTGCATGTTGACTCTGTCAGGCTTGAGCTTGAGGTTCGCCTTGCCTCTGATATCGCGGCcattgttggtgttgttgaggagggactCCTCGACATTGTCGAGATGGCTGTAGAGGATCTTCTCGGCCAGTGTCAGCCGCTGGGCGCCCAGCACTCTGCGGACCTCCGTGTACTTGCTGTGCAGCTTCTCGTAtgttggtgggagggaggtgataTTGGAGTATTGTCTCGAGCCTGCTGCTTGGCGAAGCTGCTGGGTTTGGAAGGCCCTCTGCAATTAGTCACATATGTTAGCGGCGAGTCTCTTTTGTCTCTCCCTGGAAGAGGAAACATACTCTCAGGGCAACGCCCGAGCGGCTCGCAAGGTCGATTGGCCTCATGATTTATGGTCTGGTTCGCCAAGTTCGTCCAGCTCGGCGGGGTGTGTCgaggggggaagaaaaaTATTTATGACTGTCCAAATCTTTGCCGGTTGCGCCATCCGCCACGGCAGTCTCTTGGTGGCCCGTTTCAGGGGTCTTCCGATAGCGGAACCGTGCTAAAATCCGGGGTAGTTTACAGGCTTGATTTGCAACTGTTGCCCTGGAATTCGACTCTGCCTGATGGGTATTCTCCTGTAACGCTGTTCCTATACGCAAGATATGACGGCGTTTCTGAACAATGTCTGTTGTTATACAATCTCTTGTCTAGAGAGGCATCGCACTTCGTCTTTGAAGGTGCCCAAATCGACCCTAGTCCGTATCGGAGACCTACATCATGGCTCCACGCCAGGGTGATAGCAACAATTGACCAATCACATCGCAGATAATGCTAATCTTCGAATTGACTGACACCAGGTGTGAGGGCTTCTGGAAGTTTACTTGTCGAGTGATAGTAAGCGAACTGTATAGATAGTAATATCCGTCTCCAAGTTCTTCAACCACTACCTCGCTTTGCCTAGTTACAATCGTAAAGCTCGAGCTTGTGTCCAGCTTAGGGGTTCTCCTCCTACTCTACCTTAAAAAATGTAGCACAGAGTTGATGGAGACATTATGTGGTAGAGTTTGCAAAGGGAGAACTCTTTGACGGACAGTTTTGAAGTCGAAATTATTACCGTCACAGGCCTTATGCAAAACAAAGTGCAAAAATGAATGATTCCCTGGAAGGTAAAGGAAAAAGCAAAATAGATTGATGAGGGTGGGATTCGAACCCACGCCTCTTGCGAGACCAGGAGATTTGGACCCTCGAAAGGGTTCAAGCGGAATTCAGGTGAACCTGAACCTGGCGCCTTAGACCGCTCGGCCACCTCACCATCTGATGGTTTTGATATAAAATTGGGCTCAATTGTGGGCTTTTGTATGGGGAAAGCCTACTGCTAGTGGGTGCTCGTGAATAAGGTAGAAGCTGAAAAGCCAGTGGAGAATAAAATGTTGAGTAGATATGAAGTAAGACAACAAGACGGTTACCAACGGGTCAGTTTTTTTGAAGTCACATCACAGCTGAGAATGAAATTTGGGGCCCAAGAACAGCAAGTCGATATTGCCATTGCTATAATATCTGAGCCTCAATGCAACGCTCTAGATCGATACACGACACATTGGACTTGGTTGTAGCTTGACAGAAAATACGAGGATATCAAAGATATGATAACAGCCAAGCATACCACTTGGGGAGGTCGGTGCAAGTTACACAGCAAGTCGGGCCGCAAGAAACCGTTCTGCCATGTCCGTGACGGAGCACTTTATATGTCTGATAAGGCCGGGATGCAGAAGCACATGCGAATGGACCTCCGATGAGATTAAGAAAAAACCGCTCTGGCAGACGGGCAATTGGTCCGGAGGCATAACACAGGTCACAATGTCTGACGTTAGGTGTGGAGACTCCTACTTGGTATAAGGGCACTGAAGACAATGTGATAGGTCTTTTAAAGATAGCTGAGACCAATCTCCTCTGGAAAGAAACGAGCTCTGTACCGCGTAAAAGCCTCGGAAGCATCAAATCAGATCGTGATATCACAGAAACCTATATGCAGAGAAGATGCATAATAAGGCAGCCTCGAGCCGTGTTGAAGGTTGACGTGCTCATGAGCCATAGGATATTGAATGTGCCGAAGTATTGCTTTATGTTGGTACGGATATTGGTTTGTTCGTGACATCAAGAGGTGGGTTGGTTGTCCTGTGATGCGAGTACAAGGGTGATCGAGCTTCATCCTTGGCCGTCATTCTCGATGGGGACAGTCGCGAATCGAGATGGCAGTTGTCAGTGGTCAGTGGTCAGTGGTCAGTGTCAGGGAACGATCAGCTCCTTGTGAGGTGATCAATGAGCTTCTGAAGCTCCACTATTTCGAGACGGAAAGACGGTCCCCAGCTGCTGACCTGTGTGCCAGTCAGAAGCATGAAAAAATTGGCAGCTTTGGCGGGCAGTCGCCTTGGCGCACGGACTGACATGGGGCAGTCAGCGGCCAGGAGCCTGAGCCACCCTTTTCGACTTCCAGTTCCCAGATCCCCAATTCCAACTCCATCCCGTTCgaaggaaggaaaaaaaaaaaagcgacAGCTCTCAGCTTCAGGCCTTCTTGTGCctgccccttcccccttcccccagtCCACCGGCCCTTTCCCACGCCACAGGGCTCCTGTCAAATCCACTCTGCCTGGTTGCTGTCTACCAGAAGAGTGTCAGAGGAGTTAGCTCGCCTCTGTCTTGTCACCTGGCCGCTTTCGCTCCAGAGCAAAAGCAGCCTGCAACGAAACACCATACCAAATTTCACAGGAGCACGGTCACTTTTCTTGGTTTGCAAAGTTGAGACCTGGACAGCCCTGCTTGCTCAGGTTTGGACTTCCCCAGCCAGACCGCGATCGACTCTGGGGATCCTGCCCTGCCGTTCCCTCTTGACAGGCCGCAGTTGCGCTTTGCTCCATCGCCCAACTGTGACGTACGGCCTGCGTCTCGGATCCAACTCGAGTTTGTTCCCATCGACTCTGCACCGCAGGACGGTTCCGGCTGCAGGTGTTCTGACTCTTTGCTCCCGACGACCCAACAGCCCGGCATCACCAGCAAACAAACGCATGCCCTCGAAGCGGCCCGGGCGCTAATATCACGATTCCCTGCTCTCCCAGCTCCGACTGTCGCCATCCTCCAAGATCTATCCCCGACCTCACACCCGGTCCCACACAATGGCTGCGGTAACCCGACGGAAAAAAACCATCGGTCAACGTCGTCGTATCGAGGATGACGGAGACGAAGAGGCCGGCCCTGGCCTTGACCTCGACGATGACTCCCTCACGGACCCATCGAGCGACGAGCACGACCCCGCCGACGATAGTGATACCAGCAACGTCGATGAAGTGTCGCCGAGGCTGTTGAGTGCTCGCAAGGCACTGGGTAATGGGTCCGCTAAACGTGTATATCGCCATAAACCAGATGTTGTTGTTAGCAAGGACAGCGCTACCAAGAAGCCTGAGCCCGTCATCGCCGGCGCGGATGTCATGCTGGAGGGCCTGACCTTGGTCGACAAGGAAAACAGAGCAGAGGAACTGGAGTTTGACGACATAAAGACAGATACGAAGCCTGCCACGGCCCCCTCTGTGAAGGATTCGGCGCCGGTCATAGTGAGCTCGACTTCGATTCCAGGTCAACAGCCGCGAACTTCGCTGCAAGATCAGAAGCGGCGGGAGCATGATGAATacaggaagaaaagggatGAGGATCCAACCTTTGTACCCAACAGGGGCAACTTCTTCTTGCACGACCATCGTCATGCCGGTCCAGCTGCCAATGGGTTCCGTCCATACTCCCGTCAGCCATTGCGTggccggggaggaggtcgtgCGGGGGCATTTGGTAGAGAGTTCATTCCCATGAAGTATGTTATATGGATCCGCACGATACCTTGACGCTCTACACGGATGCTAACAATGCTTTCCAGCCCTTTCCAAAACCCCTCTGATCCCACCACACGAGGACCTTGGCAGCATGATATGCATGAACAGGTTGCCGAGCACCCTCCGCCAGCGCCCTACCGGCCATCACGCTACCGTCCAGACCCTGAAGGGCCTGCCAATGGCAATGGTGTGATTCCATACGCGCCAGCGCCAGAGAGTCCTATCAACCGTAACATGTCATCAGAGAAAGTCTTGGGCACGGTAACTGTCCGGGTGTACCTCCCAAATGTTTTCGATGGGCCCAAGTTGTTTCCTGGTCTAGTGCTGAAGGCCTACACCAAGTTGCCCGACCACCGGCCCCCCCTTCGCCGAGACAAACCCGTCCG encodes the following:
- the ACO2 gene encoding aconitate hydratase (COG:C; COG:E; EggNog:ENOG503NV5K), which produces MRPIDLASRSGVALRRAFQTQQLRQAAGSRQYSNITSLPPTYEKLHSKYTEVRRVLGAQRLTLAEKILYSHLDNVEESLLNNTNNGRDIRGKANLKLKPDRVNMQDASAQMALLQFMSCNLPQTAIPASIHCDHLIVGSKGADDDLQAGIQTNHEVFDFLESAAKKYGLDFWAPGAGIIHQTVLENYAIPGLMMLGTDSHSPNAGGLSTITIGVGGADAVEALVGAPWELKAPKVLGVRLTGKLSNWASPKDLILHLAGLLTVRGGTGYIVEYLGPGVETLSCTGMATICNMGAEIGATTSIFPYTEASARYLEATRREQAVKNAAAFQNFPGAGASEDAYFRFKADEGAQYDELIEIDLSKLEPHINGPHTPDLSTPLSQFKSTVQEQKWPEKLSAGLIGSCTNSSYEDMTRVESIVRAAEEAGLKPKADFYVTPGSEQIRATLERDGTLQTFEKAGGIVLSNACGPCIGQWKRQDGVEKGTVNAILTSYNRNFRGRNDGNLDTMNFLASPEIVTAMAYAGSTTFNPVTDSLTTPDGKEFKFPAPHGLEGPKTPFDIGKDVFKVASQPPNPNEKVAISPTSERLALLEPFEPFPNSDLSGLKVLVKVSGKCTTDTISAAGPWLKYKGHLPNISANTLNTAVNAETDEVNVAYDLDGSKHTIPELAKLWKERNQPWLVVAEHNYGEGSAREHAALQPRYLGARIIVCKSFARIHETNLKKQGVVPLTLANEQDYDKIAAGDEVATVGLYDMLQNGGQGEVQLKVTKKGTGEEFLVPVKHQVSKDQAGFILAGSALNLLSKSASV
- a CDS encoding uncharacterized protein (EggNog:ENOG503P8YY), translating into MDHKTAELAATTERPKYYEKSALAPSSSARTVLRVLASTASHEEGSREATAAMSDSQSSAPRRPLEEPMCPEHLRLLKGNSRPRAPAAPTSLPSVTANLAPSSKPNPKKTLERPATLMRKTASSGFPHSDSKHGAPPFLPPKTKGSSSSLPPEQRPVINTMASTAVASARSQLSPAPARAYTAPISPTLLKDMEPPKKRQKISPILSQSNESRLNGAGASADSLSAPDSPEKRPEKERRTNLKQSKPSAKEPVRKMAPMRALKFADEPDNDLARPSVSGTTATSPINGSAEVLSQRNPPSRSVSLNLDQGGHIDRREIDSSLPPHPSKPTLTSRHESLEIFATTSSVGPSSHQPRTDYFFLEKRPSTSKRDDSSESPPIPPTETNHSTANNVSTPPRVKKTKKLVITTKARPPAKATRPVTPTDLDCFIYSQPGASTPPPGLEIPGLNKPPPASPSAFSSTVSQQPPKAKPVEDEPLALDIDPRIHYPRAHSLAWHAMKAQEIEARGTRKQRFGKAAQSLKKQMEAQAELNIPWEETLPDIIQENPAWVGALKSLRGIMPTPAVEAEGGGDPMDLCTNEAIVKSANGSGTSGPVVNGVERKIRKMKRTGSGLSVVSRDGVLSFGDRNGQGSGSVNGSFEPSEYGMN